GATGCACGCGGACTCCACGCGGGATCGCCCAGACCCCCCGCATCAGGAGCGGGGCGAGGTCGAGGTAGTATCCGGCGGCCACGATGAGCAGCGCGACGAACGTCCAGGAGAACAGCCAGTCGTACACCGCGGTATACGCCGGCAGCGTGAAGACGTAGAATCCGACATCGAGGCCGAACACGGGGTCACGGACGCCGAACGAGACCCCATGGAGCCATCCCTGGAACGTCAACCACGATCCCGCGGCGGCGCGGCCCGCCAACACGGCGATGACACCGACGACGATCGCGGTCACCGCGGGAGGACGGAGGCGGGAGGCGATCTGGCGGTACGCCCGACCCCCGGAGGACCTGAGGTCGATGACGTTGGGCATGGGGCGGAGCCGAAGCAGCGGCCGGATGTTCGGGAAGAGGATGACGAATACCGCGAGTGCCGCCGCCAGGCCCACGACCACCTGCGACTCGATGGGCACCCAGAACGGCGCCCGGTACCCGACTTCGCCGAACCACAGCCACTCCGTGTACCAGCGGGCGAAGCCGGGAAAAAACAGCAATACGGCGACCAGGACGACGAGGAGCGTTCGCCGGACCGCCCCCCCACGTCGCATCATGGTACACTGGAAGCGGACGTCAGACTGAGGAGCGATGTGCAATGGTCACGCGAGATCAAGTCATCGACGTGCTCAAGACCTGCTTCGATCCGGAGATCCCGGTCAACATCTGGGACCTCGGACTGATCTACGACATCACGATCGCAAACGGGGTCGTGGACATCAAGATGACGCTCACGGCCGTGGGATGCTCGATGGGCCCGCAGCTCGTGAGCGAGGTCGAAGCCAAGCTGCTCAGCGTAGACGGGGTCGAGGACTGCAAGGTCGAGATGGTGTGGAGCCCGCCGTGGACGCCGGAGCGGTTGAGCGAGGACGGCCGGTTCTCGCTCCAAGCGATGGGCTACCCCCTCTAAGATGCCCCTCCCGCTTGTCATCGTCGTGGCCGGCGACGACCTACTGTTCTCCACGCAGATCGCGTCGGCCCTGAGCGGGATCGGCCACCGCCCACACATCGTCCGCACCGCGGGCGCATTCCTAGAAGCCCTCCGCACCGGTCCGGCCGCCGCCATCCTCAACCTCGCATCTCCCCGCTTGGACGTCGTTGCCGCGATCCGGGACGCCAAAGCCGCTCCTGCCACCCGGATGATCCCGCTGCTCGGGTTCTGCGGCCACGCCGATGTCGCCAGGCAAACGGCGGCGCGCGGGGCCGGCTGCGATCTCGTGGCCACCAACGGTGAGGTCACGGCACACCTCCCGCGACTCCTCGACATCCTGCTCGCCGCGCCCAACCCCTCCACGTCCCCGCGATAGCCGCCGCACCAACCGGCTCTGCAGCCATTCGAGACAGGATCCGCCACCGCCTCCTGCGTGC
This region of bacterium genomic DNA includes:
- a CDS encoding iron-sulfur cluster assembly protein; protein product: MVTRDQVIDVLKTCFDPEIPVNIWDLGLIYDITIANGVVDIKMTLTAVGCSMGPQLVSEVEAKLLSVDGVEDCKVEMVWSPPWTPERLSEDGRFSLQAMGYPL